The following are encoded in a window of Paenibacillaceae bacterium GAS479 genomic DNA:
- a CDS encoding ornithine--oxo-acid transaminase, with the protein MNSAHTIEISDKYAAHNYHPLPVVIEEAEGVWVKSPEGKKYMDFLSAYSALNHGHRHPALIAALKEQADRVTLTSRAFHSTAAGEFYEKLAAYTGKSKIIAMNTGAEAVETALKAARRWGYRVKSVPDNEAEIIVCSGNFHGRTLAITSFSSHEEYRSGFGPFLPGFIMVPYGDLEAMEAAISDRTAAVLVEPIQGEAGIVLPPEGYLRGLRELCDRHHVLFIADEIQTGFGRTGKPFACDRENVTPDLYVMGKALGGGILPISAVAAGEEVLGLFEPGSHGSTFGGNPLACAVASAALDVLEQEDLAGRSLRLGELTMQRLREMDSPIVKEIRGSGLFIGVELHGPARPYCEQLMQLGLLCKETHENTIRLAPPLTITEEELDWALERLHLVLVGAAVSE; encoded by the coding sequence ATGAACTCGGCACATACGATCGAAATTTCCGATAAGTACGCAGCGCATAATTATCATCCTTTGCCAGTTGTTATCGAGGAAGCTGAGGGAGTATGGGTTAAAAGTCCAGAAGGAAAAAAGTATATGGACTTTCTCAGCGCTTATTCGGCGCTTAACCATGGGCATCGGCATCCCGCACTCATCGCTGCGCTCAAGGAGCAGGCCGATCGCGTAACTTTGACCTCGCGAGCTTTCCATAGTACTGCGGCAGGAGAATTTTACGAGAAGCTGGCTGCTTATACGGGCAAAAGTAAAATCATCGCCATGAATACTGGTGCCGAAGCAGTTGAAACCGCTCTCAAAGCAGCGCGGCGCTGGGGTTATCGGGTGAAGAGTGTGCCGGATAATGAAGCGGAAATCATCGTCTGCAGCGGTAATTTTCATGGCCGTACTTTGGCGATCACTTCTTTTTCCTCACATGAGGAATACCGCAGCGGGTTCGGACCGTTTCTGCCTGGCTTCATCATGGTGCCGTATGGCGACTTGGAGGCGATGGAGGCAGCGATAAGCGACCGCACTGCAGCTGTGTTAGTCGAACCGATCCAGGGCGAGGCCGGCATCGTCCTTCCACCGGAAGGTTATCTTCGCGGCTTACGAGAGCTATGCGATAGGCATCATGTGTTGTTCATCGCTGACGAGATTCAGACCGGCTTCGGTAGAACTGGTAAGCCTTTCGCTTGTGATCGCGAAAATGTCACACCGGATTTGTATGTGATGGGGAAAGCTCTCGGAGGCGGTATTTTGCCAATCTCCGCAGTGGCCGCTGGCGAAGAGGTGCTCGGACTATTCGAGCCAGGCTCTCACGGCTCCACCTTCGGCGGCAATCCACTCGCCTGCGCGGTCGCTTCAGCCGCTTTGGATGTGTTGGAGCAGGAGGATCTTGCAGGCCGATCGTTGCGACTTGGTGAGCTCACGATGCAGCGTTTGCGGGAGATGGACAGTCCCATCGTCAAAGAAATTCGCGGCAGCGGTTTGTTCATCGGAGTGGAGCTGCACGGCCCGGCGCGTCCTTATTGCGAGCAGCTCATGCAGCTTGGCCTGCTGTGCAAGGAAACGCATGAAAATACAATCCGCCTCGCGCCGCCGCTGACCATTACGGAGGAAGAGCTGGATTGGGCGCTGGAGCGCCTTCACCTTGTATTAGTCGGCGCAGCGGTTAGCGAGTAG